A single region of the Sorghum bicolor cultivar BTx623 chromosome 7, Sorghum_bicolor_NCBIv3, whole genome shotgun sequence genome encodes:
- the LOC8056929 gene encoding ABC transporter F family member 1 has product MVSDASKKKAAQKKAAAAAKRGAKVPAPSSSSSSSAAAKAVDAVAALKLSDRTCTGVLASHPLSRDIHIESLSLTFHGHDLIVDSELELNYGRRYGLLGLNGCGKSTLLTAIGCRELPIPEHMDIYHLTHEIEASDMSALQAVVSCDEERVKLEKEAEILAAQDDGGGDALDRVYERLEAIDASTAEKRAAEILYGLGFNKQMQAKKTRDFSGGWRMRIALARALFMNPTILLLDEPTNHLDLEACVWLEEMLKKFDRILVVISHSQDFLNGVCTNIIHMQNKKLKLYTGNYDQYVQTRSELEENQMKQFKWEQEQIASMKEYIARFGHGSAKLARQAQSKEKTLAKMERGGLTEKVVRDKILVFRFTNVGKLPPPVLQFVEVTFGYTPDNLLYKKLDFGVDLDSRIALVGPNGAGKSTLLKLMTGELAPLDGMVRRHNHLRIAQFHQHLAEKLDLDISALQYMMKEYPGNEEERMRAAVGKFGLSGKAQVMPMRNLSDGQRSRVIFAWLAYRQPQLLLLDEPTNHLDIETIDSLAEALNEWDGGLVLVSHDFRLINQVAHEIWVCENQAVTRWEGDIMDFKEHLRSKAGLSD; this is encoded by the exons ATGGTGTCGGACGCCAGCAAGAAGAAGGCCGCGCAGAAGAAGGCGGCCGCCGCAGCCAAGAGGGGAGCCAAGGTCCCGGCcccttcctcatcctcctcctcctctgccgCCGCTAAGGCCGTCGATGCCGTCGCCGCGCTCAAGCTCTCCGATCGCACCTGCACCGGCGTCCTCGCCTCCCACCCGCTCTCCCGAGATATCCAC ATAGAGTCTCTTTCATTAACGTTTCATGGCCATGACCTTATTGTAGATTCTGAGTTGGAGCTCAACTATGGGAG GCGTTATGGTTTGCTCGGCCTAAATGGCTGTGGGAAATCTACTCTGCTCACCGCGATAGGCTGCAGGGAACTCCCTATACCTGAACACATGGACATATACCATCTCACCCATGAGATCGAGGCTTCAGACATGTCTGCGCTACAAGCTGTTGTTAGTTGTGACGAAGAAAGAGTGAAGTTGGAAAAGGAAGCGGAGATTTTGGCTGCACAG gatgatggtggtggtgatGCTTTGGATCGTGTATATGAGCGTCTAGAAGCGATTGATGCATCAACCGCTGAAAAGCGCGCTGCTGAGATATTATATGGTTTAGGTTTTAACAAGCAAATGCAAGCTAAGAAAACTCGAGATTTTTCTGGAGGTTGGCGTATGAGAATTGCTTTGGCTAGAGCACTGTTCATGAATCCAACAATCCTTTTGCTTGATGAGCCTACAAATCATCTTG ATCTTGAGGCATGTGTCTGGTTGGAAGAGATGCTAAAGAAATTTGACCGTATACTTGTTGTCATATCTCACTCCCAGGACTTTCTGAATGGTGTGTGCACTAACATCATCCATATGCAGAATAAGAAGCTCAAGTTATATACTGGGAACTATGACCAGTACGTTCAGACCCGTTCTGAGCTTGAAGAGAATCAGATGAAGCAGTTCAAGTGGGAGCAGGAGCAGATTGCATCAATGAAAGAGTACATTGCACGGTTTGGCCATGGATCTGCAAAGCTTGCACGTCAGGCCCAGAGCAAGGAGAAAACTCTTGCAAAGATGGAGCGTGGTGGGCTCACTGAGAAGGTTGTTAGGGATAAAATACTGGTCTTCCGCTTCACAAATGTTGGCAAACTTCCACCACCAGTGCTTCAGTTTGTTGAGGTCACGTTTGGGTACACACCGGATAATCTCTTGTACAAGAAGCTCGACTTTGGTGTTGACCTGGACTCTAGGATTGCACTGGTTGGTCCCAATGGGGCAGGGAAGAGCACTCTCCTGAAGCTGATGACAGGTGAGCTGGCTCCATTGGACGGTATGGTGAGGCGGCACAATCACCTGCGCATCGCACAGTTCCATCAGCACCTGGCAGAGAAGCTGGACCTGGACATCTCGGCCCTGCAATACATGATGAAGGAATACCCTGGGAACGAAGAAGAGAGGATGAGAGCCGCAGTCGGTAAGTTTGGGCTGTCAGGGAAGGCTCAGGTGATGCCAATGAGGAACCTGTCGGACGGGCAGAGGAGCCGTGTCATCTTTGCGTGGCTGGCATACAGGCAGCCGCAGCTACTGCTGCTGGATGAGCCAACAAACCATCTCGATATCGAGACCATCGACTCCCTAGCGGAGGCGCTGAACGAGTGGGACGGCGGTCTGGTACTGGTGAGCCATGACTTCAGGCTGATCAACCAGGTCGCTCATGAGATCTGGGTTTGTGAGAATCAGGCAGTGACTAGGTGGGAAGGCGATATCATGGATTTCAAGGAACATTTGAGGAGCAAGGCTGGTCTATCTGATTAA